The Triticum aestivum cultivar Chinese Spring chromosome 7B, IWGSC CS RefSeq v2.1, whole genome shotgun sequence genome window below encodes:
- the LOC123155942 gene encoding kinesin-like protein KIN-5C, producing the protein MSRVDKEKSVNVQVLLRCRPFSDDELRSNAPQVVTCNDYQREVAVTQTIAGKQIDRVFTFDKVFGPTARQRDLYDQAIIPIVNEVLEGFNCTIFAYGQTGTGKTYTMEGECRRAKSGPEGQLPSDAGVIPRAVKQIFDTLERQNTEYSVKVTFLELYNEEITDLLAPEEISKVALEERQKKPLPLMEDGKGGVLVRGLEEEIVTNCSEIFSLLERGSAKRRTAETLLNKQSSRSHSLFSITIHIKEATPEGEELIKCGKLNLVDLAGSENICRSGAREGRAREAGEINKSLLTLGRVITALVEHLGHVPYRDSKLTRLLRDSLGGRTKTCIIATVSPSVHCLEETLSTLDYAHRAKSIKNRPEVNQKMMKSTLIKDLYGEIDRLKAEVYAAREKVGVYIPKDRYQMEENERKGMADQIEQMTASLETNQKQINDLQEKYDSELQHSADLSKKLEATEKCLDNTSNLLSTTKEDLKQAHYNLKEKEFIISEQKKAENALAHQACVLRSELEKSSRDNASLHSKIARGDKLSAANRSVVNSFQADLASKLDILSSTLTASIDQQNKHLKAVEDLCQSCVDSHDTATLEIKKKILASKSLYMSHMEAFENIVLLHKANTNSTLEDVSSLSAASCCSLDQLLACVEGEALKIFTDIQSLLADHRSELAHFTKELRDSFCISLDRTKDMSNFILGLFEKYMEETSKLQNHSNHTHEAQVKSLEEFQKAYEEQSKSEEQRLLADITSLVSKHIVRQRELVDVRLNSLGDAARGNKTFLDEHTSAMEGVTKDAKRKWEMFAEQAENDCKVGSSFSSAKHCRMETIMQECACTVDSAAQQWKKSHAAVNDLCTKQVAEVEVLVRGAIENNEQHEAEIASSRALAEEQASSSSKEILQDIDNLLEEARNSTSRVVSTVEAHSVEIQHLQENHSGQTSGVNTHAERAFQSSYRDYQPTGETPMRSEPEVPSKGTIESLRAMPIESLMDEFRENHPYESSKEPKPSLIPRSPLATLN; encoded by the exons atgtcgcgGGTGGACAAGGAGAAGTCGGTGAACGTCCAGGTCCTCCTCCGCTGCAG GCCGTTCAGCGACGACGAGCTCCGGAGCAACGCGCCGCAGGTGGTCACCTGCAACGACTACCAGCGGGAGGTCGCCGTCACGCAGACCATCGCCGGGAAGCAGATCGACAGGGTCTTCACGTTCGACAAG GTTTTCGGCCCAACAGCTAGGCAGAGAGACTTGTATGATCAAGCCATCATTCCTATCGTGAACGAGGTGCTGGAAGGGTTTAATTGCACCATCTTTGCTTATGGCCAGACGGGCACGGGGAAGACTTATACCATGGAAGGAGAATGCCGGAGAGCTAAG AGTGGACCGGAGGGACAGTTACCTTCAGATGCTGGGGTCATACCTAGGGCCGTCAAGCAGATATTTGATACATTGGAGAGGCAGAATACTGAGTACAGCGTGAAGGTCACATTTTTGGAACTGTACAATGAGGAAATAACAGATCTTCTTGCACCAGAGGAGATATCTAAGGTTGCTCTGGAAGAACGGCAGAAAAAGCCATTGCCACTCATGGAGGACGGGAAAGGTGGGGTGCTTGTGAGAGGTTTGGAGGAAGAAATAGTCACTAATTGTAGCGAAATATTCTCTCTTTTGGAAAGAGGATCTGCGAAGCGCCGCACAGCAGAGACTCTTTTGAACAAGCAATCAAG TCGTTCGCACTCGCTTTTCTCAATCACAATTCACATAAAAGAGGCAACCCCTGAAGGAGAAGAACTGATAAAATGTGGGAAGTTAAATCTGGTTGATCTGGCTGGGTCCGAGAACATCTGTCGTTCTGGAGCTAGGGAG GGCCGAGCAAGAGAGGCTGGTGAAATAAACAAAAGTTTGCTTACTTTAGGCCGTGTTATCACGGCATTGGTTGAGCACCTTGGACATGTTCCTTACAG AGACAGTAAGCTCACAAGGTTGCTTCGTGATTCACTTGGAGGGAGAACAAAAACTTGCATTATTGCTACTGTTTCGCCTTCTGTACACTGTCTTGAGGAGACATTAAGCACATTGGATTATGCACACCGGGCAAAGAGCATAAAAAACAGGCCCGAG GTTAACCAAAAAATGATGAAATCAACGTTAATCAAGGATCTCTATGGAGAAATCGACCGACTGAAAGCAG AGGTCTATGCTGCACGTGAAAAGGTTGGGGTGTACATTCCAAAAGATAGATACCAGATGGAGGAGAATGAGAGGAAG GGCATGGCTGATCAAATTGAGCAAATGACTGCCTCTTTAGAAACAAATCAGAAG CAAATCAATGACCTGCAAGAAAAGTACGATTCTGAGCTCCAACATTCTGCTGATTTGAGCAAAAAGCTCGAAGCCACAGAG AAATGTCTGGACAATACAAGCAACCTACTCTCAACAACAAAAGAGGATTTAAAACAGGCCCATTATAATCTCAAGGAGAAAGAATTCATTATATCTGAGCAGAAAAAAGCAG AAAATGCTCTAGCACATCAAGCCTGTGTTCTGAGATCAGAACTTGAAAAATCTAGCCGTGATAATGCTTCACTGCATTCAAAAATAGCTAGAGGAGATAAACTAAGTGCTGCAAATAGGTCAGTGGTGAACTCATTCCAAGCTGACCTTGCTTCAAAGTTGGATATTCTCTCCAGTACCCTCACTGCATCTATAGATCAACAAAACAAACACCTAAAGGCTGTGGAAGACCTATGCCAATCTTGCGTTGATTCCCATGACACG GCTACATTGGAGATAAAGAAGAAGATCTTAGCTTCGAAGTCGTTATATATGTCGCACATGGAAGCTTTTGAAAATATTGTGCTCCTACATAAAGCAAACACAAATTCTACATTGGAGGATGTATCATCTCTGTCTGCAGCAAGCTGTTGCAGTCTTGACCAG CTTCTAGCATGTGTTGAGGGAGAGGCACTGAAGATATTTACTGATATTCAGAGTTTGTTAGCCGACCATCGAAGCGAACTGGCTCATTTCACTAAGGAATTGCGTGAT AGTTTCTGCATTAGCTTGGATAGGACGAAGGATATGTCCAACTTCATTCTTGGGCTCTTTGAAAAGTACATGGAGGAAACATCCAAGTTGCAGAACCACTCGAACCACACTCATGAAGCACAGGTCAAAAGCCTTGAAGAGTTTCAAAAGGCTTATGAG GAACAATCAAAGTCCGAGGAACAGAGGCTTCTGGCGGATATCACCAGTTTGGTGTCCAAACACATTGTTCGACAAAGAGAGCTG GTGGATGTTAGATTAAACTCTCTTGGCGATGCTGCTCGTGGTAACAAGACATTTCTGGATGAGCATACGTCTGCTATGGAGGGTGTCACAAAGGATGCCAAGAGAAAGTGGGAAATGTTTGCAGAGCAAGCAGAGAATGACTGCAAAGTTGGCTCCAGCTTCTCTTCAGCTAAGCATTGCCGCATGGAAACAATTATGCAGGAGTG TGCATGCACTGTCGACTCTGCTGCACAACAATGGAAAAAATCCCATGCTGCAGTTAATGATTTGTGCACAAAACAAGTGGCTGAAGTTGAAGTACTTGTCAG GGGTGCAATCGAAAACAACGAGCAGCATGAAGCAGAGATTGCATCATCTCGCGCCTTGGCTGAAGAGCAAGCATCCAGCAGTAGCAAAGAAATACTCCAGGATATTGACA ATCTACTGGAAGAGGCACGTAATTCAACATCGAGAGTTGTGTCGACGGTGGAAGCACATTCGGTAGAGATACAACATTTGCAGGAGAACCACTCTGGGCAGACTTCAGGCGTCAACACACATGCCGAGAGGGCTTTCCAAAGCAGCTACAGG GACTATCAGCCGACTGGCGAAACTCCGATGAGGTCTGAGCCGGAAGTCCCGAGCAAAGGCACGATCGAGTCGTTGCGAGCGATGCCAATTGAGTCCCTGATGGATGAGTTCCGTGAGAACCATCCCTATGAATCGAGCAAGGAGCCCAAGCCGTCGCTCATCCCTCGCTCGCCACTCGCGACACTCAACTGA
- the LOC123155943 gene encoding uncharacterized protein, translating into MEMEGNQIQTSPMGSAPSRSSPRQWSWGSALAGAVTTAAAAGVLVCRPRDPSFELISMNLSTFHFRPPAALDIGLTLTVHATNPNVVPVRYGASNVSILYGGTLLGTARLDAGQQPATSCRLLHLPARLDAMELAHHAGAILADTARRHMELDAVVEIAGEATVLLWSRRFSVRIDSHIVVDPVFLEVVEQDNRSEMQLYLT; encoded by the coding sequence ATGGAGATGGAAGGAAACCAAATCCAGACCTCACCCATGGGGTCCGCGCCGTCGAGGTCGTCCCCCCGGCAGTGGAGCTGGGGCTCCGCCCTCGCCGGCGCCGTTACCACGGCGGCCGCGGCGGGCGTGCTGGTCTGCAGGCCGAGGGACCCGAGCTTCGAGCTCATCTCCATGAACCTGTCCACCTTCCACTTCCGGCCGCCAGCGGCGCTGGACATCGGCCTCACCCTCACCGTCCACGCCACCAACCCCAACGTGGTGCCCGTGCGCTACGGCGCCTCCAACGTCTCCATCCTCTACGGGGGCACGCTCCTGGGCACCGCGCGCCTCGACGCCGGCCAGCAGCCCGCCACATCGTGCCGCCTGCTCCACCTCCCGGCCCGGCTCGACGCCATGGAGCTCGCGCACCACGCCGGCGCCATCCTCGCCGACACCGCGCGCCGGCACATGGAGCTGGACGCCGTCGTGGAGATCGCGGGCGAGGCCACCGTGCTGCTCTGGTCGCGCCGCTTCTCCGTCCGCATCGACAGCCACATCGTCGTCGACCCCGTCTTCCTCGAGGTCGTCGAGCAGGACAACCGCTCCGAGATGCAGCTCTACCTAACCTGA